In Phocoena phocoena chromosome 19, mPhoPho1.1, whole genome shotgun sequence, a genomic segment contains:
- the PSMC3IP gene encoding homologous-pairing protein 2 homolog isoform X1, with protein sequence MSKGRAEAVAGASGILLRYLQEQNRPYSAQDVFGNLQREHGLGKAAVVKALDQLAQQGKIKEKMYGKQKIYFADQEQFDTVSDADLHVLDARIVALTAKVQALQQGCRHMEAELKELASALTTPEMQKEIQELKKECAGYTQRLKNIKAATNHVTPEEKEQVYRERQRYCKEWRKRKRMATELSDAILEGYPKSKKQFFEEVGIETDEDYNLKLPDP encoded by the exons ATGAGTAAAGGCCGGGCGGAAGCCGTGGCGGGAG CCTCCGGGATCCTGCTGAGGTACCTACAGGAGCAGAACCGGCCCTACAGCGCCCAGGACGTGTTCGGGAACCTGCAGCGGGAACACGGACTGGGCAAGGCG gCGGTGGTGAAGGCACTGGACCAGCTGGCCCAACAAGGCAAGATCAAAGAGAAGATGTACGGCAAGCAGAAAATATACTTTGCTGACCAG GAACAATTTGACACGGTCAGTGATGCTGACCTCCATGTCCTGGATGCCCGAATCGTGGCCCTCACCGCCAAGGTGCAGGCACTGCAGCAGGGCTGCCGCCACATGGAGGCGG AGCTGAAGGAGTTAGCTAGTGCCCTGACCACACCGGAGATGCAGAAAGAGATCCAGGAGTTAAAGAAGGAATGTGCTGGCTACACACAGAGACTGAAGAACATCAAAGCGGCCACCAACCACGTGACTCCAGAAGAGAAAGagcag GTgtacagagagaggcagaggtaCTGCAAGGAGTGGAGGAAGCGCAAGAGGATG GCAACAGAGCTGTCTGATGCAATCCTTGAAGGATACCCCAAGAGCAAGAAGCAGTTTTTT GAGGAAGTTGGGATAGAGACAGATGAAGATTACAACCTCAAGCTCCCAGATCCCTGA
- the PSMC3IP gene encoding homologous-pairing protein 2 homolog isoform X2, with product MSKGRAEAVAGASGILLRYLQEQNRPYSAQDVFGNLQREHGLGKAAVVKALDQLAQQGKIKEKMYGKQKIYFADQEQFDTVSDADLHVLDARIVALTAKVQALQQGCRHMEAASALTTPEMQKEIQELKKECAGYTQRLKNIKAATNHVTPEEKEQVYRERQRYCKEWRKRKRMATELSDAILEGYPKSKKQFFEEVGIETDEDYNLKLPDP from the exons ATGAGTAAAGGCCGGGCGGAAGCCGTGGCGGGAG CCTCCGGGATCCTGCTGAGGTACCTACAGGAGCAGAACCGGCCCTACAGCGCCCAGGACGTGTTCGGGAACCTGCAGCGGGAACACGGACTGGGCAAGGCG gCGGTGGTGAAGGCACTGGACCAGCTGGCCCAACAAGGCAAGATCAAAGAGAAGATGTACGGCAAGCAGAAAATATACTTTGCTGACCAG GAACAATTTGACACGGTCAGTGATGCTGACCTCCATGTCCTGGATGCCCGAATCGTGGCCCTCACCGCCAAGGTGCAGGCACTGCAGCAGGGCTGCCGCCACATGGAGGCGG CTAGTGCCCTGACCACACCGGAGATGCAGAAAGAGATCCAGGAGTTAAAGAAGGAATGTGCTGGCTACACACAGAGACTGAAGAACATCAAAGCGGCCACCAACCACGTGACTCCAGAAGAGAAAGagcag GTgtacagagagaggcagaggtaCTGCAAGGAGTGGAGGAAGCGCAAGAGGATG GCAACAGAGCTGTCTGATGCAATCCTTGAAGGATACCCCAAGAGCAAGAAGCAGTTTTTT GAGGAAGTTGGGATAGAGACAGATGAAGATTACAACCTCAAGCTCCCAGATCCCTGA